In Labrus bergylta chromosome 1, fLabBer1.1, whole genome shotgun sequence, one genomic interval encodes:
- the rasd2b gene encoding GTP-binding protein Rhes, which translates to MAQSCFRTMDRGSISAGAQTTSIPVAHQLNRSTNDASQFRGNMDGQCAGSSKVLLAYKNASQHLSSSGIKAGLGILKVATSQWKQEKKTRSGSAIRQLSSPNISHPCKRSPLDQLAALVLHGQTRQRQIGQERQDPLCSTKPQNCKRIVVLGAPRVGKTSILRRYLRDGFVEDYNPTSEDFLRKLFRIRGETYQIDILDASRERDFPAKRRLSILTGDIFLLVFSLDDRSSFEEVCDLRSEILAAKSKLAKSSVPDQCAQPEVPLVVCANKVDLLESERGISRAEVLTVLGDDCAYFETSAKDSTNLEKVFETLAKRGGLPTETGPSQHRKVSLRSYQAMRTGRVSGERGNQNLGRNDACGMLYPLARRPSFSTDLRQVIGPHTERKSGKALEKCQIQ; encoded by the exons ATGGCTCAAAGTTGTTTCAGAACTATGGACAGGGGCAGCATCTCCGCTGGCGCACAGACCACCTCCATCCCTGTCGCGCACCAGCTAAACCGCTCAACCAACGATGCTTCCCAGTTTCGTGGGAACATGGACGGACAGTGCGCTGGGTCCTCTAAAGTCTTACTGGCTTATAAAAACGCGTCGCAGCACCTGAGTTCATCTGGAATAAAGGCAGGCTTGGGGATACTTAAAGTGGCCACGTCTCAGTggaaacaggagaagaagacgCGTTCAGGATCAGCCATAAGGCAACTGTCCTCTCCCAACATCAGCCATCCCTGCAAGAGATCCCCGCTGGATCAGCTGGCAGCTCTGGTTCTTCACGGTCAAACCCGGCAGCGACAGATTGGCCAAGAACGACAAGACCCGCTTTGCTCCACCAAGCCGCAGAACTGTAAGCGCATCGTGGTTCTTGGTGCGCCGCGGGTCGGAAAAACGTCCATCCTGAGAAGATACCTTCGGGACGGATTTGTGGAGGACTACAACCCCACCTCCGAGGATTTCCTCAGGAAGCTCTTTCGTATCCGCGGAGAAACCTACCAAATCGACATTCTTGACGCGTCCAGAGAGAGGGATTTCCCAGCCAAACGGCGGCTGTCCATCCTCACTG GAGACATTTTTCTTCTAGTGTTCAGTCTTGATGACCGGAGTTCTTTCGAAGAGGTGTGCGACCTGCGATCGGAGATTCTGGCTGCTAAATCTAAGCTCGCAAAATCGTCTGTTCCTGATCAGTGCGCACAGCCGGAGGTTCCCCTGGTGGTCTGCGCCAACAAGGTGGATCTCCTGGAGTCCGAGAGGGGAATATCCAGAGCAGAGGTGCTCACAGTTCTCGGTGACGACTGTGCCTATTTTGAAACGTCTGCAAAGGACAGTACAAATCTGGAGAAAGTCTTCGAGACTTTGGCAAAGAGAGGGGGACTTCCGACGGAAACTGGCCCGTCTCAGCACCGGAAAGTTTCGCTCCGCTCGTACCAGGCGATGCGCACAGGCCGTGTGTCCGGGGAAAGAGGGAACCAGAATCTGGGGCGCAACGATGCGTGCGGCATGCTGTACCCACTGGCCCGGCGGCCGAGTTTCAGCACGGATCTCCGACAAGTTATTGGGCCTCATACGGAGAGAAAGTCCGGCAAAGCACtggaaaaatgtcaaattcagTGA